AATTGGATGATATGTCGTAAGGCCGTTTGCATCTCGTTCTGTTATTGTGTATTGTTCGTATAGGATTGATGTGATTTGAAGGTTCTCGTTTGTGAATATTTCAAAGTCAGATTGATAAAAATATTCATGGATCTCTCCTTTTGGTTTGATTTTTTCTAATCTGTCGGTTTCGTTGTTAATTTTCCATTTTTTTATAAGTTCTTCAAGTCCAAATTCTAAGTCTGATACAATGGGGATTTTAGCATCGATGTGAAAAATATTGTTGTTTTTGTAATTCCCGGTTTCTTTTATAATTTTTGTTTCAATGTGAACTTCTGCATTTTTTATGGTTTTTTCAGATTTTGAACATGATATAATTAATAGAAGTATTACTATGATGGTTGGATATTTGGTAGTCATTGGGTACTCCTTTTATAAATTAATTGTGTTTTTATAAAAATGTTTTGGGTTATTTATTATAAATTAAGTTTATTGTAATAAATAATAATTTTTATTACAATAAACTTAATATTTATTTGTGCCCATAGCTCAGCTGGATAGAGCGTTAGATTGCGGTTCTGAAGGTCAGAGGTTCAAGTCCTCTTGGGCACGGAAATTATTGAGTTTGGAGAGATGGCCGAGTGGCTGAAGGCGCACGCTTGGAAAGCGTGTATACACGAGAGTGTATCATGGGTTCGAATCCCATTTTCTCCGATACCTAGGATCCGCACTATTGAGTGTTACCTAATCCCGTCAGGACTGGAAGGTAGCAGCGGTAAGTAATTACTTGGTGAGTGCGTAAGTCTTAGGTTTATTATTTTTTCGCGACAAGCAGGTATAGTCTTTATAAAATCAATATTAGGGCAATATTGGTAATGCGTTTATAATTCGAAGGGCAGTTTTTATTGTTTAAATGTTTTTTGTTTTATATAATTTAAGATTCAAGTAAGATTTTTGTTTGTGTATGGAGAGGTGGGATGATATCTTCAAGAGGTACCGCTATTAAGAGGCGTCCCAGAGATTTTAATTCTCTTGAGGGACAGGATTTTGTTGTTGAAACCCTAAAACATTCAATAGAAAATAATAAAATAGCAAATGCGTATATATTTTCAGGTCCACGGGGCGTTGGAAAAACTTCTTCTGCAAGGGCTTTATCAAGGTGTTTAAATTGCAAGGTGGGACCAACAATTACGCCTTGTGGGATGTGTCCTAGTTGTAAATCTATTGATAATGACAGTAGTCTTGATGTTATTGAAATTGATGGTGCCTCAAACACCTCTGTACAAGATGTTAGGCAGATTAAAGAAGAAATAATGTTTCCCCCCGCTAGTTCAAAATATAGGATTTATATTATTGATGAAGTTCATATGCTTTCAAATTCTGCTTTTAATGCTCTTTTAAAGACAATTGAAGAGCCTCCGAGTTATATTGTTTTTATTTTTGCTACTACAGAAGTACACAAGGTTCCAGATACAATAAAGAGTAGATGCCAACATTTTAATTTTAGACTTTTGCCCTTAAATAAGATTTATGAGATGTTAAAGAGCATTTGCCTTGAAGATAACATTAAACATGAAGATGAAGCTTTAAGGTGGATCGCTTATAAAAGTGGAGGGAGTGTTAGAGATTCTTATACTCTGTTTGATCAAATTGTTTCGTTTAGTAATGCTGACATAAAACTTGAACAAATAAGATTTAAGATGGGATTGACCAGTGATGAATTTTTAGAAAAATTAGCATTAAGCATTCTTAATGAGGATTTAAGGGAATTAATTCATGTCCTAGATAATGCTCTTTTAACGGGAATTTCATGTGAGCAATTTCTTCTTGATGCGATTGAATTTTTTAGAGAAATATTATTTTTAAAATTAGATATTAAAAATCTTACTTTTATTGGGGTTAAATCTGAGAATTTAAGAGAAAAATTATTAAGCTTTGATTTAAATCATGTTGAGAGAAGTATCAGCGTATTGCTTGAAACTTATAGGGATTTACAGTTTTCAGTGAATCCTAAGTATGAACTTGAGATTAATTTTATTAAGATACTTAGACTTAAAAATTATGTTCCAAATCATATTTTGATTAACCAAATTCAGGATATTGAGGATAAAGTATGCGGTGAGGTTAATTTTAATGTGAATGACACAGATTTAAAACAAGAATTAGAATATGCTCCCTCAGAAGAATTTAGTTCGGATAAAATTGAAACTACCTTGCAGACTGAGATTGGAGCATCTACGAATTTAGAGCGTGATGAGATTGATGAGATTTTTATAGAGACAGCAGATAGTTCTAATAAGGCAGAAGAGAATAATAAAATTAAGGAAAGGTTTGTTTATTTCGTATCTAAATATGTTCAAACTTTAATGTATTCAGGAGAGATTTTGATTGACAATGGCGTGCTTTATTATAAGGTTTTTAGTGTATTTGAGTATAATCAGCTTCAGGCTTATCAGAATGAAATAAGGGTTGAATTTTGTGAGGAGTTTCCTAGATTGAATGTTATATTCTTAAAATCTTTTAAAGGCAGTAATGATGAGCTTGAGAATGGGGTAATGAGGGTCAAAAACATTTTTGGAGCAAGTGAGATAAAGGAGTAGAAGTATGTCAGTAAATCCATTAGATTTTTTAAAGAATATGTCAAATTTTAAAGACAATATTGATAATATTAAAAAAGAAATATCTCAAATTAGTGTTTATGGTAGAGCAGGAAGTGATGTTGTCATTGTTGAGATGAATGGTGAGTTTCTTGTCAAGAAAGTTACAGTTAAGGAAGAATTTTTTAGCGATTTAGATAACGAGGCCCTTGAACATATGATAAAAGCGGCTTTCAATGATGCTATTTCTAAGGTTAAGGAAGAGATAAAAACAAAAACAATGGGCTCTATTCCGTTTGGGATTTAAGATTTGATTATAAAGGATTTAATTGATTTAATTTCTAAGTTGCCAGGCATGGGCAAAAAGACAGCAGTACGAATGGTTTATGATATTTTATCTAATGATGAGGAGTATGCAAAAAATCTTGGACAAAGTTTGATTAATCTCCACTCTAAGATAAAGAAGTGTAGGCATTGTTACAACTTTTCTGAGAAGGAATTTTGTGATATTTGTACGGATTTAAATAGAAATAAAGATTTAATTTGTGTTGTAGAAACACCACAAGATTTGGAAGTTGTTGAGTCTACTAGAGAATATGACGGATTGTATTTTGTGCTTCATGGGCATCTTGACCCTTTAAAGGACATCGGGCCTAGTAGGTTAAATCTTGATAAACTGGAAGGATATGTTAGGGAGGTTGGGGCTAGAGAGGTTATTGTTGCTACAGAATTTAGCATTGAAGGGGATGTAACAGCCAATTATATTAGTAGCATTTTGAATAAGTTAGATATTAATGTTACAAGAATAGCATCTGGCCTTCCCGCTGGAGGGAGTATTAGTAGCTCAGACAAAATTACTACCCTTAGGGCTTTTCGTTTGAGGCTTAAAATATAAAATTTGGCAATTGGTTATTTTAGGGGCATTTTAAGAGTTGTACTAAGTATTCCTCTATTTTATAGATTAATTTTGGTTTAATTATTTTAATTTATAAGTTTTGAGGCTAGATTTCAACTATGAGCAATATTTATTTAGCTCAGTTGGTTACATTGGGATATTTTGTTATTTGGTTTTGTATTGATATCTTAATTTTTAAAGGTTTAGTTTCTTTAAAAAATTCTATGATTTTTATGGTCTTTTACTGTGTATTGTGAAATTGATACTTGGGAAGTCAGTTAATCATACTTTGCAATTAACTGGCTTTGTATTCGCGATATTGGGAGGTTTTTATGTCTACTTTAATACAGAAAACTTTATGTATTATTAAGCCTGATGGTGTTAGACGAGGTTTGATTGGTAGTGTGATTTCTAGGTTTGAAAGAGCAGGTTTGAAAATAGTGGCAACTAAAATGATTTTAGTTGATAGGGAAAAGGCCGAGGCTCATTATTTGTATAATGATATTGCCATAAGACATGGCGAGTTTGTTTGGGAGTCTTTAATTGATTTTATAATGAGTTCGCCAGTTTTTGTATTTGTAATTGAGGGTGTTGAATCTATTGAAGTTGTTCGAAAACTCTGTGGTCCTACAGAGCCAAAAGCGGCTTCTCCTGGGACGATAAGAGGTGATTTTTCTTATCATAGTTTTAACTATGCGAATGAGAAAAAGTTTTCAATTTATAATGTAATTCATGCTTCTGCTAATGTTGCGGATGCCCTTCGTGAGATACCGATTTGGTTTAAAGAAGATGAAATTTTGACTTATAAAAGAGACGATTACCTGGAGCATTATTATGGTTGATTTGAATGTTAAGTTTTAAAAGGCTTATATTGAAATATTAGTGGGCAAAAGAATTTGTTTTAAGTAATTTTCTCTTATTCTTAATAATTATTTTGAACCTTTTATTTAAAGAGGAGCATTATTTTTGGTTTAAGTTTGATTAATAATATTTATTGATAGTATTCATCCTAGTTTAATTAATTTTACAGAAAAGTTGCTCATTATTTAGGTAATTTTATTAGAAATTGAGAGATATAATATTATTTCTTTAACTCAAGATAACTATGTCAGTCTTAGAGTAAGTTTCAATAATGGAAATTTGACTAAATTAGGGAGAATATATATTTTCTTTCAATTAAAATGATGCTTGTTATAATGGCCTTGGTAGATAAAATAACAAAGTAATGTTTAAACGTTTTGGATCAATATGAAAATGTTAATTTTTATGGATTCAGAAATAAAAGCTATAAAGAGTTATTATATTGTTTGAAAAAATAGATAAGAGAAAATCTAAATTCTTGATTTTAAATACTAATATCGAACACGAGAAATTTGAGTGAAAATCCTTAGGATTGTTTTATGATTATTAATGACAATCTTGGATATCGCTAAAAAAGGAGCTATTTTTTGGGAGAATTGCAGATTGGGTAGGATTTTTGGTAATTTGGTATGTTATGAGTTTTTTGAATGTGATATTGGGAGCCGTCATTACTTAAATCTGGCGGATGAAGGTCATGCAAAAATTTCAGCATTTGCTTTTTTAATTAGAAAGCTTAGAGAAAACTTTTTAAGTATTTGTATGAAAAGATTCATTTTGTTTTCTCTTTTTCCACTTTTGTTTCTCTTAAACTGTACTTTCGATTACAATGAGTATTCTAGTAGGTCAGAGGCTGTCAAGGAGACTCCTTCAATACAGATATTGGGAATGAGTTACCATAATATTGTAGGAGGGAAGAAAGAAACGGCATTGGAATCTTTGAGTTTTAATTATTTTCATGATTACAAGCTTTATAAATTGAAGAATGTAAGGTTTTTATATCATTCTTTGGATAATAAGATTTCGGGTAAATTTAATAATTTAGAAGGTTCTCATATTACAAAAAATTTAGATATGAGAGATTCTGTAGAATTAAAAATAGAAGATATGAGTAACTATTATTTGATTAGTACCAATAGACTTTTATGGCGGGATAATGATAAGAAGCTATTCTCACCTCCAAATGAGGTGGTACTTGTTAGATTTAATGATAGCAACATAATCGGAAAGGAGTTTGTATATTTTTTAAATAATAATAATTTTTACTTTTATTCTGGTATGGAAGGGATAGTAAGATGAGAAGTATTATTGTTTTTTTAGTTTTTATTTCTTTGTTTAGTGGCTATGCGCAAGAGAAGAAGCAATCTCGTGAGGCTAAGGAATTGAAATCTATAGACAGTTCAAAGAAGAATGAATTTACTTTTAGAGCGGATTTTTCTCATGGGATTATGTCTTCCCTTTATAAGAGGATTGTTTTAAAGGGAAATCCTGAAGTGATTTCATCTGATTTTAAGCTTAGGGCTGATGAAATTGAAATTTATGGCGAGGAGAGTTCTTATATTGAAGCTCGTGGTAATGTCTATTATGAGGATTATAAGAACAAAATGAATGTTAAGGCGCAATTTTTATTTTTTAATAGAAGGTTAGATAATTTTTATCTTGAAAAAGGCGTTGAGCTTGAAGATTTGGAAAATGAGCTTGTTGTTAAGGCCGAAAGGATTGAAGGTGGTCATAAGACAAATATTTATATTATGCAGTACTCTGTTAAAATATATAAGGGTGATACTTTTGCAAGGGCCGAGAATGGAATTTATAACAAGGACGAAAAAGAGATCGTTCTTGAAGGCGTTCCGATGATTTATCAAGATGATAATTATTATTCTGCTTCAAGGATAATTTTTAATACAGAGACTAATAAATATAATCTTGAAGGAAGTGTGGAGGGTAAGTTTACTCAAATGGAGGAAGATGTTTCTGGGGAAGAAAAATAAAATAGAATCAATAAAAGAAAGGCTTAGTCTTAGTACTTCTAGTGATATTGTTCTTAAGGCGGATAGTATTGTTAAGAAATATGGCGAGAAAGTGGCTGTTAATGGAATTACTATTGATGTTCACCAAGGTGAGGTTGTAGGTCTTCTTGGGCCAAATGGTGCTGGGAAGACTACAACTTTTTATACTATTGTGGGTTTTATTAGATCTAATGGCGGGAGTGTCTTGATAAATAATTATGATGTTTCTGGTCTTAACATGTATGAGCGGGCACGGATAGGGATTGTGTATTTACCACAGGATGCATCTATTTTTAGGGAGCTTACAGTTGAGGACAATATTTTAGTTGCTCTTGAGAGACGTGAGGATTTATCTCAAGCTGAGCGTAAAATGGAACTTGTCAATCTTCTTAAAGAATTTGAAATAAAGAGAATACAATATCAAAAGGCGTATACTCTCTCTGGTGGGGAGAGAAGGAGAACTGAAATAGCTAGGGCTTTGGCGGTTAATCCATATTTTTTATTACTTGATGAACCTTTTGCAGGCATTGATCCTATAGCTATTGGTGATATAAAAAATATAATAAAAATTTTAAAGAGTAAGAATATTGGCGTTTTAATTACAGATCATAATGTAAGAGATGCTTTTGATATAATAGATAGGGCTTATATTATCTATCAAGGACAGGTACTTGATGAGGGTAATGTTGATTATATTATTAATAGTGAAAGGGCTAAAAAGCTTTATCTTGGAGAAGAGTTTAGATTGTGAGAATAATAGAGAGGAAACTTTACTATGAGTTTGAATTAGACTCTAGCATTAAGTTAATCTATACTAAAAAACCTTTTGATTTAGATGTGAAAGACATTGATAATAATAATTTAAGTTTTATTCCTAAGGATAAGAAAATAAAATATTTAAAACAATTACATACAAATATTGTTTATAAAGTTTCTGATGATTTTGTTAATTTTCAGGAAGGAGATGGGCTTGTTTCTTCTTCCTGTAATGTTGCTCTTCTTGCTTACTATGCGGATTGTCTGCCAATATATTTTTTTGACAAATCAAAAAAATATATTGGCCTTGCTCACAGTGGGTATAAGGGTAGTTTTAAACTCATTATTTTAAAAATGTTGCTTATATTTGAAGAAATGGGATCAGATTTTGGGGATTTGAAAGTTTTCTTTGGACCTTACAATAGATCATGTTGTTATGAAGTATCTGCAGAGTTTTTGGCAGAAATAAATTCAAAATTTAGCAATAAGTTATTGGATATATCTTTTTATAAAAAGGATGATAAAATATACTTTGATAATGTTAATTTTAATTTAGGTTTGATTTCTAATTTTAATTTAGATATTGAAGATTCAGGTTTGTGTACTTATTGTAGTCACAAGCTTTACTCTCATAGAAGACTTAAGGGTAAAAGAAGTTACGCATTAATTTGGAGAGTTTGATTTGAATGTTAAAGACTTATCATCCAAGTTGGATAAAATATTTAAGGTAAAGGATTATGAGGGTATTGATAAGAGTCTTAATGGGCTCCAGGTAGGCGATTTAGGATTTGAGATTAAAAAGGTTGCCTTTGCCGTTGATGCTAGTATGATGACCTTGCAGGAAGCTAAGGAATATGATTTTTTGATAACTCATCATGGTATTTTTTGGTCGAAATCAGAGAGGATTGTTTCTGTAATCTATGAAAAAGTTAAATGTCTTATTGATAATAAGTTAGCTCTTTATTCTGCTCATTTACCAATGGATGCACATCCTGTTTATTCTCATAGCAAGGTATTGTCCGATTTTCTTGGTTTTAAGAGTCCCATTCCTTTTGCAAATTATAGAGGCGTTAATTTAGGTATTATTTCTATTGCCGATTGTAATTTTTCTGAAATTTTGAAAAAAATTGAGGCTCATAATAAACATATTCTTTATTACAAAAGATTTAAGGAGCCTGTTAGAAAGGTAGCAATTGTTAGTGGTTCTGGATATTCTTTTTTTGAAGAAGCCTTGGAACATGGCGTTGATTTATTTATAACAGGGGATACTTCTCATCAAATATATTCTTTAGCAGAGGAGTGTAGTGTAAACTTAATATTTGCTGGTCATTATTTTACTGAAACATTTGGTTTAATAAAATTAATGGAATATTTTAAGAACCAGAAAGAATTAGAGGTTAATTTTATTTTAAGAGATACTAATTTATAAGGATTTTGTATGAATATTACTAGGATTGAGTTTGTTAAGAATTGTATATTTATTTCTGTTTTTGTATTTTTTGATCAACTATCCAAGTATTTCATTGTTCAACATGTTGAGATTGGCTCTGAATATTTATCTTTTTTTGGGGATTTTTTTAAAATAATACATGTTAGAAATACTGGGATTTTGTTCTCAATGGGCTCTAATATTGGATCTAGTTTGAAAAGTCTATTTTTTCTTATAATACCTATTATTATTTTAGTTTTTGTTTTTTATTTTTCTTTAAATGAAAAGAATAGAATGGCCAAGATTTCTCTTTTATTAATTTTATCTGGTGGTATTGGAAATATTATTGATAGACTGCTTAGGCCCTTAGGAGTTGTAGATTTCTTGGATGTAAAATTTTTTGGCATCTTTGGGCTCCAGAGATGGCCAACTTTTAACTTTGCAGACAGTTATGTTGTTGTAGGAATAACTTTATTTATAATTTATGATTTGTTTGCAAAAAACAAAAAGAATTGAACTTATGAACATTTTATACTTTATTTTGTGTTCATTAACTAATTTATCTTTAATGTTTTTAATTTTTTTTCTTGAATTTTTTTGTATTGCTAAACTTAATATTATTGTCTCTCCTTTTTTTCAGTTTATTTTAGTTTTGTTTATGATTATTATTTCAATTGTGATAAGTTATTTTTTATCTAATATTATTGCAAAAAGTATTATTTCTAAGTTTTTCAATCTAGATAAATAAAGAGAGGTTTTGGTGGCTTTGCGAGTTTTGGTTACTGGGGAGATTGTAGGCAAGCCCGGTATTATTGTAATAAAAAATTTTTTGTCTTCTTTTAAATCAAGAAAGAAAATTGATTTTGTAATATCTGGTAATAATTTTACTACGGGACTTAGAGGACTTTGTAAAAGACATGCATTCTTACTAAAGAAATATGGCATTGATGTCTTAACCTTAGGAGAAAATGCATTTGCAAGATCTGGGCTGGGTGATGATCTTGATAAATATAATTTCATTTTAAAACCTCTCAATTGCCCTACCAAATTGAAAGGTTATTCTTATTTTATTTACAATGTTGGTGGTAACAGGCTTACTGTAATTAGGCTTGTTGGACAAACAGGTATGACAAAATATAAATTTAATAGTCCTTTTTTTGCTTTTGATTATTTTTATGAAAAGATAAAGTTACATACTAATAATATAGTTGTGCTTTTTGATTCAAGCACAACAGCTGAGGTTAATGCTATGTTTTTTTATTTGAAATCTAGAGTTAGTGCTTGTTTGGGTATTGGGAAGAGGATATTGACAGCAGATCTTAGAACCTTAGATGGTGCTGCGGTTATTACTGATCTTGGTAGAGTTGGTAGTTTGAATAGTGTTATTGGATATGTTCCTGAATTTGAGACAGATAAGTTTTTAAAAGGGTTTTTAAATAATCGATTTACTGAATCTTGGGAGGGGCTTGGCTTTAATGGTGCTATAGTTGAAATTGGAGATGATGGTAGGGCTGCATTAGTTGAGGTTGTAAGGGAGTATATCAATTTTAATGATAGTCTCCAGAATAGAAATAATATTTGAAATATTACTTTTAGGGTCGATAATATGTTTTATTTGTGTGAGCTTTTTTAGCTTGGAGGCAGAATGTATAGCTATCTTGTAGAGGGTGGTTTTAAAATAGGTGGAAAAATAACAGCTAGTGGCAATAAGAATGCGGCTTTGCCTTGTATTACAGCAGCACTACTTACAGATGAAGAGGTTATTTTGGAAAATATTCCAAATATTAAGGATGTAGAAGTTGTCCTTAGTATTTTAAAGGACATAGGCGCTGAAGTTGTAAGGGAAGATGGTATTGTTAAAATTAAGGTTTTAAATATTACTAAAACTGAGATGAATTCTTCCTTAACGGATTTAATTAGAGCTTCTATTTTGTTTGTGGGTCCTATTCTTGCTAGATGTGGCAAGATTGATCTTGCGCCTCCTGGTGGGGATGTCATTGGGAAAAGGCGCCTTGATACTCATTTTTATGGACTTGGTAAGCTTGGTGCTAGATTAATAGATAGCAAACGGATTGTTTTAGAAGTGGATAAATTGATTGGAGCTACAATGTTTTTAGATGAAGCATCAGTTACTGCTACTGAAAGTATTGTTATGGCTGCTGTTCTTGCTTTTGGTGAGACCGTGATAATGAATGCTGCATGTGAACCGCATGTACAGGATTTGTGTAATATGTTGAATTCTATGGGTGCTAATATTACGGGCATTGGTTCTAACATTATTAAAATAATAGGTGTTAGAAAATTGAGTGGGACTAGGTTTCAAATAGGGGCTGATTTTATGCAGGTAGGATCTCTGGTTAGCCTTTCTGCATTGACAGGGGGTGAACTTGAGGTTAACAGAGCTGATCCTCAACATTTTACTTTAATAAGGCATGTATATGCAAAACTTGGCATTAATTTTGAGTGTGACGAAGAAAATATATACGTTAAGGGAAAGCAAGATTTAAAGGTAAGATTAGATTTTGGAGGACATATTCCTAAGATTGATGACGGTCCGTGGCCAGCTTTTCCAACAGATCTTATGAGTATAATGATAGTAACTGCTACTCAAGTTAGCGGAACTGTTCTTGTTTTTGAAAAAATGTTTGAATCGAGATTGTTTTTTGTAGATAAGCTTATAAAAATGGGTGCTCAGATTGTTCTTTGTGATCCCCATCGTGCGGTAATTACAGGAAAAACACTTCTTAAGGGAGATGTTTTATCTTCTCCTGACGTTAGGGCTGGTATGTCTTTACTTATTGCAGCTCTTTGTGCTCAGGGGGAAAGTAGAATTCAAAATGTTTATCAGATTGAGAGAGGATATGAGGAAGTTGTCGATAAATTAACTAGCTTGGGAGCAAAAATCAAGCGAGTGAGAGAAAAATAGAAATTTTATTTTTCTATTTTTTAAAGGATAATATTCTTTTGGTATCAAAACAAGTCAAGTTAGGAGAATTAATTATTACTGAAAACATGTATAAAATAATTTTTGTGATTGCCTTACCTTTGGTTATTACTAATATTATTCAGGTTCTCTATGAATTTATTGATATGTTTTATTTTGGAAATCTTGGTGCTATGGCTCTTGTTGCAAGGGCATATTGATTTATCTTATTATGTCTTTGGGTATGGGTATAGATGTGGGTAGTATATCTTAAGCTAGGAATTTTGGCGATGCTAATTATAAGAAAATTTCTAAGTATTCAGGACAACTATTAACATTAAGTTTTATTATTTCTGTATTGGTTGCTGTGTTGGTATTTATTTTTGTTGGTTCTATTTTGGAGCATGTTGGAGCAACTGGAGAAATTAAAGATTATGTTAAACGGTATTTTTCTATATCTATTTATGGAATTCCTGTTATGTTTTTAAGCATGTCTATTGTGTTTATAATTAATACAATAGGATCTATAGCTATTTCAATGGAATTGTTTTAATTGCAAATGTTTTTAACTTTATTCTTGGTTCAATTTTAATGTTTACTTTTGATTTGGGTATTTCAGGAGTTGATTGGACTACTCTTTTTTCAAAGCTGATTACTGTTGTAAGTTATCCCATTGTGGCTTTTGGTTTTGATAAAGGTTTTAAAATTTATGTTAAAGATTTGATTCCTGATTTTAAGTATCTAATCCAGATGCTTAAAGTGGACATACTTGGGCTTTGGGTCGCAGGTTATGATATCTTTTCCTTTCCTGGGTTTTAATGTATTTATTGTGACAGTTGGGATTAACTTTTTTGGCTGAATATGTCATTTCCCATATTCTAGATGCATTTTTGTATTTCCCTGCGATGGCTTTCAGAGCTGCTCTATCTTCTATAATCGGACAAAATCTTGATGCAAACAAAGTAAAGAGAAGCTGGGATGGCTAATATAGTAATTATTGTGACCTTCGTTAAATTGTGGCTTGTTGCAAGCCTAATATGTTAGTTCTTAGTTATTTTGATATAATTTTGAGTATATTTGGGTATTTGCTCTGATTCTACATTATTTTGGATTCTTTGTTACTTTAGTTGTTGTTATTAGTGGTACTTGGAAGAAGAGAAGTTGTAATACTCTATTTTATTTGTAGTTTAAAATCAAATAAGAAAATTTATTTTTTATAAAGCTTTACAGTTCAATAAATATAATGAA
The sequence above is drawn from the Candidatus Borreliella tachyglossi genome and encodes:
- a CDS encoding LptA/OstA family protein translates to MRSIIVFLVFISLFSGYAQEKKQSREAKELKSIDSSKKNEFTFRADFSHGIMSSLYKRIVLKGNPEVISSDFKLRADEIEIYGEESSYIEARGNVYYEDYKNKMNVKAQFLFFNRRLDNFYLEKGVELEDLENELVVKAERIEGGHKTNIYIMQYSVKIYKGDTFARAENGIYNKDEKEIVLEGVPMIYQDDNYYSASRIIFNTETNKYNLEGSVEGKFTQMEEDVSGEEK
- a CDS encoding Nif3-like dinuclear metal center hexameric protein, translated to MNVKDLSSKLDKIFKVKDYEGIDKSLNGLQVGDLGFEIKKVAFAVDASMMTLQEAKEYDFLITHHGIFWSKSERIVSVIYEKVKCLIDNKLALYSAHLPMDAHPVYSHSKVLSDFLGFKSPIPFANYRGVNLGIISIADCNFSEILKKIEAHNKHILYYKRFKEPVRKVAIVSGSGYSFFEEALEHGVDLFITGDTSHQIYSLAEECSVNLIFAGHYFTETFGLIKLMEYFKNQKELEVNFILRDTNL
- the lptB gene encoding LPS export ABC transporter ATP-binding protein, which produces MFLGKKNKIESIKERLSLSTSSDIVLKADSIVKKYGEKVAVNGITIDVHQGEVVGLLGPNGAGKTTTFYTIVGFIRSNGGSVLINNYDVSGLNMYERARIGIVYLPQDASIFRELTVEDNILVALERREDLSQAERKMELVNLLKEFEIKRIQYQKAYTLSGGERRRTEIARALAVNPYFLLLDEPFAGIDPIAIGDIKNIIKILKSKNIGVLITDHNVRDAFDIIDRAYIIYQGQVLDEGNVDYIINSERAKKLYLGEEFRL
- the dnaX gene encoding DNA polymerase III subunit gamma/tau translates to MISSRGTAIKRRPRDFNSLEGQDFVVETLKHSIENNKIANAYIFSGPRGVGKTSSARALSRCLNCKVGPTITPCGMCPSCKSIDNDSSLDVIEIDGASNTSVQDVRQIKEEIMFPPASSKYRIYIIDEVHMLSNSAFNALLKTIEEPPSYIVFIFATTEVHKVPDTIKSRCQHFNFRLLPLNKIYEMLKSICLEDNIKHEDEALRWIAYKSGGSVRDSYTLFDQIVSFSNADIKLEQIRFKMGLTSDEFLEKLALSILNEDLRELIHVLDNALLTGISCEQFLLDAIEFFREILFLKLDIKNLTFIGVKSENLREKLLSFDLNHVERSISVLLETYRDLQFSVNPKYELEINFIKILRLKNYVPNHILINQIQDIEDKVCGEVNFNVNDTDLKQELEYAPSEEFSSDKIETTLQTEIGASTNLERDEIDEIFIETADSSNKAEENNKIKERFVYFVSKYVQTLMYSGEILIDNGVLYYKVFSVFEYNQLQAYQNEIRVEFCEEFPRLNVIFLKSFKGSNDELENGVMRVKNIFGASEIKE
- a CDS encoding YbaB/EbfC family nucleoid-associated protein, whose amino-acid sequence is MSVNPLDFLKNMSNFKDNIDNIKKEISQISVYGRAGSDVVIVEMNGEFLVKKVTVKEEFFSDLDNEALEHMIKAAFNDAISKVKEEIKTKTMGSIPFGI
- the pgeF gene encoding peptidoglycan editing factor PgeF yields the protein MRIIERKLYYEFELDSSIKLIYTKKPFDLDVKDIDNNNLSFIPKDKKIKYLKQLHTNIVYKVSDDFVNFQEGDGLVSSSCNVALLAYYADCLPIYFFDKSKKYIGLAHSGYKGSFKLIILKMLLIFEEMGSDFGDLKVFFGPYNRSCCYEVSAEFLAEINSKFSNKLLDISFYKKDDKIYFDNVNFNLGLISNFNLDIEDSGLCTYCSHKLYSHRRLKGKRSYALIWRV
- a CDS encoding RsiV family protein, whose translation is MTTKYPTIIVILLLIISCSKSEKTIKNAEVHIETKIIKETGNYKNNNIFHIDAKIPIVSDLEFGLEELIKKWKINNETDRLEKIKPKGEIHEYFYQSDFEIFTNENLQITSILYEQYTITERDANGLTTYHPINLRGREKIELSDVISQDQLDSLIQVLREQVEKELKNSREFDIQIDTRGKSFEEIFNQYKYYFKNNNVIVFYDPLTIRDHASGKVEFTFPIENTEG
- the lspA gene encoding signal peptidase II, whose protein sequence is MNITRIEFVKNCIFISVFVFFDQLSKYFIVQHVEIGSEYLSFFGDFFKIIHVRNTGILFSMGSNIGSSLKSLFFLIIPIIILVFVFYFSLNEKNRMAKISLLLILSGGIGNIIDRLLRPLGVVDFLDVKFFGIFGLQRWPTFNFADSYVVVGITLFIIYDLFAKNKKN
- the recR gene encoding recombination mediator RecR gives rise to the protein MIIKDLIDLISKLPGMGKKTAVRMVYDILSNDEEYAKNLGQSLINLHSKIKKCRHCYNFSEKEFCDICTDLNRNKDLICVVETPQDLEVVESTREYDGLYFVLHGHLDPLKDIGPSRLNLDKLEGYVREVGAREVIVATEFSIEGDVTANYISSILNKLDINVTRIASGLPAGGSISSSDKITTLRAFRLRLKI
- a CDS encoding nucleoside-diphosphate kinase, with the translated sequence MSTLIQKTLCIIKPDGVRRGLIGSVISRFERAGLKIVATKMILVDREKAEAHYLYNDIAIRHGEFVWESLIDFIMSSPVFVFVIEGVESIEVVRKLCGPTEPKAASPGTIRGDFSYHSFNYANEKKFSIYNVIHASANVADALREIPIWFKEDEILTYKRDDYLEHYYG